A window of the bacterium genome harbors these coding sequences:
- a CDS encoding type I restriction-modification system subunit M, with protein sequence MARPAKPKGNGTAANLGFEAKLWAAADALRNNMDAAEYKHVVLGLIFLKYISDAFEAKHTELDAQRKQGADPEDPDEYRAASIFWVPKEARWSHLKASAPQPTIGTLVDDAMSAIERDNPSLKGVLPKDYARPGLDKQRLGQIINLVSDIAMESTADRAKDTLGRVYEYFLARFASAEGKSGGQFYTPSSVVRVLVEMLAPYKGRVYDPCCGSGGMFVQSEKFIENHSGKIGDISIYGQESNYTTWRLAKMNLAIRGIDAQIGHGDTFHIDRHPDLKADYVLANPPFNDSDWRGELLKDDKRWVYGMPPAGNANYAWVQHFIHHLAPTGIAGFVLANGSMSSNQSGEGEIRKAIIEADLVDCMVAMPGQLFYSTQIPVCLWFLARDRKNGRFRDRRRETLFIDARKMGTLVDRVHRELTDEDIAKIAGTYHAWRGDKECKESYSDVAGFCKSATLDDIRKHGHVLTPGRYVGAEAVEDDGEPFEEKMRRLTTTLREQQKEAAKLDAVVAANLKELGYGR encoded by the coding sequence ATGGCCCGTCCCGCCAAACCGAAAGGAAACGGCACCGCCGCCAATCTTGGTTTCGAAGCAAAACTCTGGGCTGCTGCAGACGCTCTCCGCAACAACATGGACGCGGCCGAGTACAAGCACGTCGTCCTGGGTCTCATCTTCCTCAAGTACATCTCCGACGCCTTCGAGGCGAAACACACGGAACTGGACGCCCAGCGGAAGCAGGGTGCCGACCCCGAGGATCCGGACGAATACCGGGCCGCCTCCATCTTCTGGGTCCCGAAGGAGGCGCGTTGGTCGCACCTGAAGGCCAGCGCTCCGCAGCCAACCATCGGCACGCTGGTGGACGATGCCATGAGCGCCATCGAGCGCGACAATCCCTCGCTCAAGGGCGTGCTCCCCAAGGACTACGCCCGCCCCGGCCTCGACAAACAGCGGCTCGGGCAGATCATCAACCTCGTCAGCGACATCGCTATGGAAAGCACCGCCGACCGTGCGAAAGACACCCTGGGCCGGGTGTACGAATACTTCCTCGCACGTTTCGCAAGCGCGGAAGGCAAGAGCGGCGGGCAGTTCTACACGCCCTCCAGCGTGGTGCGCGTGCTGGTAGAGATGCTCGCCCCCTACAAGGGACGCGTCTACGACCCTTGCTGCGGATCGGGGGGCATGTTCGTCCAGAGTGAGAAGTTCATCGAGAACCACAGCGGCAAGATCGGCGACATCTCCATCTACGGGCAGGAGTCCAACTACACCACCTGGCGGCTCGCCAAGATGAACCTCGCAATTCGCGGGATCGACGCGCAGATCGGTCACGGAGACACCTTCCACATCGACCGCCACCCCGATCTTAAGGCCGACTACGTCCTGGCCAACCCGCCCTTCAACGACAGCGACTGGCGGGGGGAATTGCTCAAGGACGACAAGCGCTGGGTTTATGGCATGCCGCCAGCAGGCAACGCCAACTACGCCTGGGTCCAACACTTCATCCACCACCTGGCGCCCACAGGCATCGCGGGCTTCGTGCTCGCCAACGGTTCCATGTCGTCCAACCAGTCCGGGGAGGGGGAGATCCGCAAGGCGATCATCGAGGCAGACCTCGTGGACTGCATGGTGGCGATGCCGGGGCAGCTCTTCTACTCGACGCAGATCCCGGTCTGCCTCTGGTTCCTCGCCCGCGACCGGAAGAACGGGCGGTTCCGGGACCGCCGCCGCGAGACGCTCTTCATCGACGCCCGCAAGATGGGGACACTGGTCGACCGCGTCCACCGCGAACTGACCGACGAGGACATCGCGAAGATCGCCGGCACTTACCACGCTTGGCGCGGAGACAAGGAGTGTAAGGAGAGCTACTCCGACGTTGCCGGCTTCTGCAAGAGCGCTACGCTCGACGACATTCGCAAGCATGGCCATGTGCTCACCCCGGGCCGCTACGTCGGCGCCGAAGCGGTCGAGGATGACGGTGAGCCGTTCGAGGAAAAGATGCGGCGGCTCACCACGACACTACGGGAGCAGCAGAAAGAAGCCGCGAAGCTTGACGCTGTTGTTGCCGCCAACCTGAAGGAGCTCGGGTATGGCAGGTAG